One genomic window of Armigeres subalbatus isolate Guangzhou_Male unplaced genomic scaffold, GZ_Asu_2 Contig561, whole genome shotgun sequence includes the following:
- the LOC134204407 gene encoding epoxide hydrolase 4-like → MQQLLRIIQAVIVYAISAFYAVLFVLHTGLEFLANPYDWTTRKRSLSPAVLDDPAFGRHKYADVNGYKLHYVEDGNPEKPLMLFLHGFPEFWFSWRHQMKEFSKDYRVVALDLRGYGRSSAPNDRAAYKLDLLVEDVRSFVVMMGYEKVILVGHDWGAIIGFQFVQKHMEMVDRYIMMGAPSLDVFRRLLATSWCQFLMSWYAFFFLMPWLPEFYIRARDFHYIEKNMGEFLTSSELEAYKYTFSNSGSLTRAIDYYRENFSFLRKEEKLPKIEKYAPGLYLMADDDKFITMQSGQLLMRSIPQLRCRVVPGSGHYVQQNHPVLVNKMIRDFLVL, encoded by the exons ATGCAACAACTCCTACGTATCATCCAAGCTGTTATTGTGTATGCTATCAGTGCGTTCTACGCGGTTCTGTTTGTGCTCCATACAGGACTCGAGTTCCTTGCGAATCCCTACGACTGGACAACAAGAAAGCGATCTTTGTCTCCCGCCGTACTGGACGACCCTGCTTTCGGAAGACACAAATATGCTGATGTTAAC GGCTACAAGCTGCATTATGTCGAGGATGGAAATCCTGAAAAACCGCTGATGCTGTTTCTTCATGGATTTCCTGAGTTTTGGTTTAGTTGGCGTCATCagatgaaggaattttcgaaggattatCGAGTGGTAGCACTAGATTTGCGAGGGTATGGGAGATCAAGTGCACCGAATGATCGTGCTGCCTATAAGTTGGATTTGCTGGTTGAAGATGTGAGGAGTTTTGTTGTTATGATGGGTTATGAAAAAGTGATTTTAGTTGGACATGATTGGGGAGCAATCATTGGTTTTCAGTTTGTGCAAAAACACATGGAAATGGTAGATCGGTACATCATGATGGGAGCACCATCGTTAGACGTTTTCAGAAGACTGTTGGCCACCAGTTGGTGCCAATTTCTGATGTCTTGGTATGCATTTTTCTTTTTGATGCCGTGGTTGCCGGAGTTTTATATCAGAGCGAGAGATTTCCATTATATCGAGAAAAATATGGGGGAATTTTTGACGAGTTCGGAACTGGAGGCCTACAAATACACATTTTCGAACAGTGGGTCATTGACGAGAGCGATCGATTACTACAGAGAGAACTTTAGTTTTCTTAGGAAAGAGGAAAAATTGCCAAAAATTGAAAAGTATGCTCCAGGTTTGTATTTGATGGCAGATGACGATAAATTTATAACTATGCAGAGTGGGCAACTGTTGATGCGAAGTATACCTCAATTAAGATGCAGAGTTGTGCCTGGGTCCGGACATTACGTGCAACAGAATCATCCAGTACTCGTTAACAAGATGATCCGCGATTTCCTTGTTTTGtga
- the LOC134204406 gene encoding uncharacterized protein LOC134204406 yields the protein MPEQQIPAYDRPSSSSSSEPVSQEHSLVGAVDERRNNANDRENQFVAIRNLMNNNRNSRNGIRAMIPHVPFERSFIPAPTRYYPIVIPAEPTIEDLLRQAAGTSELHRVSEIKLKVISHMTSLQRIPFFIPNLRGLTLEGSIVTTLRDLGCDMTSLVYLNVSRCSLKNLDGTSGLETLEELVADYNTIEEVGPCTNLTMIKKISLKGNRITDLGSCTFLALCENLEVLDLRENFVSENPSFRHMLKENIPQLRCLNEIPFSEVAREENSDMSSSEYRSSSSSNDDERRGRWDVRGAGDGAWNERQLRPATSHQERTVTVELLDDARPASADATRIKSQLTSGEPICGTIVTKARRTRRHRTVWGESTSCSSMSSSDSSYSKDFPDRLPQKHVDLELGVIGMQNQPTVSTEGAGDDSQSLLRAARMWRQRSLQTREAIREHDQLTRHMSED from the exons ATGCCCGAGCAGCAAATTCCGGCATACGATAGGCCATCTTCGAGTTCTTCGTCGGAGCCGGTTTCCCAGGAGCACTCCCTCGTGGGGGCCGTCGACGAGCGCAGAAACAACGCAAATGACCGCGAAAACCAATTTGTAGCCATCAGAAATTTGATGAATAATAATCGCAATTCGCGAAATGGCATTCGCGCTATGATTCCACACGTTCCATTCGAACGATCTTTTATTCCGGCACCGACAAGGTACTATCCGATAGTAATCCCAGCGGAACCAACAATTGAAGATCTTCTG CGCCAAGCAGCCGGGACCAGTGAATTGCATCGAGTGTCCGAAATCAAGCTCAAGGTAATATCTCACATGACCAGCCTGCAAAGAATTCCGTTCTTCATACCGAATTTGCGGGGGCTTACATTGGAGGGCAGTATTGTAACGACCTTGAGGGATTTGGGTTGCGATATGACGTCGCTTGTTTACCTGAACGTGAGTCGGTGCAGTTTGAAAAATTTGGATGGCACCAGTGGGTTGGAAACGTTGGAGGAACTGGTGGCTGACTATAATACGATTGAGGAAGTAGGACCGTGTACCAACTTGACCATGATCAAGAAGATCAGCTTGAAGGG CAATCGTATAACGGATCTCGGCAGCTGCACATTTCTCGCACTTTGTGAAAATTTGGAAGTGTTGGACCTTCGCGAGAATTTCGTTTCGGAAAACCCATCGTTTCGTCACATGTTGAAAGAAAATATCCCACAGCTTCGCTGTCTGAACGAGATTCCATTCTCCGAAGTTGCGCGAGAGGAAAATTCCGACATGTCCAGTTCCGAGTACAGGTCAAGCTCATCGAGTAATGATGACGAACGTCGAGGTCGCTGGGATGTTCGGGGAGCTGGCGACGGAGCTTGGAACGAACGTCAACTTCGACCCGCAACAAGCCATCAAGAACGAACCGTCACTGTGGAGCTGTTAGATGATGCTCGACCCGCATCGGCTG ACGCTACTAGAATAAAGAGTCAACTGACTTCAGGTGAACCGATTTGCGGAACAATTGTAACAAAAGCCCGTCGAACCCGAAGACACCGAACGGTTTGGGGTGAATCTACGTCCTGCTCCAGTATGAGTAGCTCTGATTCATCctattcaaaagattttcctgATCGCCTTCCACAAAAGCACGTTGATTTAGAGCTAGGCGTTATCGGTATGCAAAACCAACCAACCGTATCGACAGAAGGCGCAGGCGATGATTCACAAAGTTTGCTACGAGCGGCCCGAATGTGGCGGCAACGATCACTTCAAACGCGGGAAGCCATTCGTGAACATGACCAACTGACACGCCATATGAGCGAGGACTAG
- the LOC134204396 gene encoding uncharacterized protein LOC134204396, which yields MQLEKRLGRDDKLREAYCAFLEEYEALGHMQLVSRTEITESRCYLPHHPVVKEDSTTTKVRVVFDASAQTTSGLSLNDGLLAGPVIQDDLRSIILRSRTRQIMLVADIEKMFRQIQVCPENCRFQSILWRSRADEPLSTYELRTVTYGTKPAPFLATRTLVQLATDEEENFPLASKAIKEDFYMDDAITGADEPIVAKKLRIELEELLRKGGFVLRKFASNSETVLEDLAVENRSIQTIDGIQR from the coding sequence ATGCAACTGGAGAAGCGTTTGGGCAGGGATGACAAATTACGTGAGGCATACTGCGCTTTCCTGGAAGAGTACGAGGCCCTGGGTCATATGCAACTGGTATCAAGAACGGAAATAACAGAAAGTCGGTGCTACCTCCCACATCATCCTGTTGTGAAGGAGGATAGTACAACCACAAAGGTGAGGGTTGTTTTTGACGCCTCGGCTCAAACAACCTCAGGACTGTCCCTCAACGATGGGTTGCTCGCAGGTCCTGTAATTCAGGATGATTTGAGGTCTATAATACTGCGAAGCCGAACTCGTCAGATCATGCTAGTGGCCGACATAGAAAAAATGTTTCGGCAGATACAAGTCTGCCCCGAGAATTGCCGTTTCCAGTCTATTTTGTGGAGGTCGCGTGCAGACGAACCATTATCTACCTATGAGCTTCGTACCGTTACATATGGCACGAAACCAGCGCCTTTCTTAGCCACAAGGACTTTGGTTCAACTGGCTACGGATGAGGAGGAAAACTTCCCACTAGCGTCGAAGGCTATAAAAGAAGACTTCTATATGGACGACGCTATAACAGGAGCAGATGAACCGATCGTTGCGAAGAAGCTTAGAATTGAACTGGAGGAGTTATTGAGGAAGGGAGGATTTGTCCTACGAAAGTTCGCTTCCAACTCTGAGACAGTCCTAGAGGATCTAGCTGTAGAAAATCGTTCAATCCAAACAATCGATGGAATTCAACGGTGA